A section of the Corynebacterium tuberculostearicum genome encodes:
- a CDS encoding formamidase, with protein sequence MSSTGSISASPDGLLMALIQYPVPVVNTPEDVQASVDEICRMVGSTKAGYPDLDLIVFPEYSSSGLNTKIWSYDEFLIGLDDPKVDQFKQACKDNDVWGVFSIMEPNHEEGKPPFNTAIIINSDGEIALHYRKLQPWTPIEPWYPGDLGMPVCDGPKGSKLAVNICHDGMFPELAREAAYKGANVYIRISGYSTQTQDQWIMTNKTNAFQNLMYTASVNLAGYDNTFYYFGEGNVCNYDGHMISEGHRNPGEIVTAEIFPELADKARINWGLENNIFNLGNRGYVGYPGGKTDNYLTWVEDLAKGKYKLPWADDVRIKDGWKYYPDGPQLGPLPDEFK encoded by the coding sequence ATGTCCAGCACCGGCAGCATTAGCGCATCCCCCGACGGCCTGTTGATGGCCCTCATTCAGTATCCCGTTCCGGTGGTCAATACCCCGGAAGACGTCCAGGCTAGTGTGGACGAAATCTGCCGCATGGTGGGTTCCACCAAGGCCGGCTACCCAGACCTCGACCTTATTGTTTTCCCGGAATATTCTTCCTCCGGTCTCAACACCAAGATTTGGTCCTATGATGAATTCCTCATCGGCCTCGATGACCCAAAGGTGGACCAGTTCAAGCAGGCCTGCAAAGACAATGATGTCTGGGGCGTCTTTTCCATCATGGAGCCAAACCATGAGGAAGGAAAGCCGCCCTTTAATACCGCCATCATCATCAACTCCGATGGCGAAATCGCACTGCACTACCGCAAGCTGCAGCCATGGACTCCCATCGAGCCTTGGTACCCAGGCGATCTGGGCATGCCGGTTTGCGACGGCCCGAAGGGTTCCAAGCTTGCCGTAAACATTTGCCACGATGGCATGTTCCCTGAGCTCGCACGCGAGGCTGCATACAAGGGCGCCAACGTTTATATCCGCATCTCTGGCTACTCCACACAGACCCAGGATCAGTGGATCATGACCAATAAGACGAATGCCTTCCAGAACCTGATGTACACCGCATCCGTAAACTTGGCTGGCTACGACAACACCTTCTACTACTTCGGTGAAGGTAACGTCTGCAATTACGACGGCCACATGATTTCTGAGGGCCACCGCAATCCCGGCGAGATCGTCACCGCCGAAATCTTCCCAGAGTTGGCTGACAAGGCCCGTATCAATTGGGGCCTAGAAAACAACATCTTCAACCTGGGCAACCGCGGATACGTGGGCTACCCCGGCGGCAAGACCGACAACTATCTCACCTGGGTCGAGGACTTGGCTAAGGGCAAGTATAAGCTGCCGTGGGCTGACGACGTCCGCATCAAGGATGGCTGGAAGTACTACCCGGACGGCCCGCAGCTTGGACCGCTGCCGGATGAGTTTAAGTAA
- the pdxY gene encoding pyridoxal kinase PdxY, with product MTILSIQSHVTYGHVGNSAAVFPLQRAGHEVWPVHTVNFSNHTGYGDWGGPMIPASDVTSIIDGIEKRGAFPQIDAILSGYQGGADIADAIVETVRRIKAANPKALYACDPVMGNAKSGCFVSDEIPPLLRDRVVPVADIITPNQFELGYLTDSEVGTLDQTLAAVKKAQEIGPKTVLVTSVKRPETADDQIEMLAVDGDRAFLVSTPLLPFKRNGSGDVTAALFTGHYTETSDVKESLRRTASSVYDLLENTYEAETSELQLIQSQDVFAHPRMQFSAEEL from the coding sequence ATGACTATCCTTTCCATCCAGTCCCACGTCACCTACGGCCACGTTGGCAACTCCGCGGCCGTCTTTCCCCTGCAGCGCGCCGGCCATGAGGTATGGCCGGTCCACACGGTGAATTTCTCTAACCACACCGGCTACGGCGACTGGGGCGGACCGATGATTCCAGCCAGCGACGTTACCTCCATCATCGATGGCATTGAAAAGCGCGGCGCCTTCCCGCAGATCGACGCCATCCTTTCGGGCTACCAGGGCGGCGCCGACATTGCCGACGCCATCGTGGAAACCGTCCGCCGCATCAAGGCTGCCAACCCCAAAGCCCTCTACGCCTGCGACCCTGTAATGGGCAATGCCAAGTCCGGCTGCTTCGTCTCCGATGAGATCCCGCCGCTTTTGCGCGACCGCGTCGTGCCCGTCGCCGATATCATCACCCCCAACCAGTTTGAGCTGGGCTACCTCACCGATTCCGAGGTCGGCACACTTGATCAGACCCTCGCCGCAGTAAAGAAGGCGCAGGAAATCGGACCGAAGACCGTGCTGGTGACCTCCGTTAAGCGCCCCGAGACTGCCGACGACCAGATTGAGATGCTTGCCGTCGACGGCGACCGCGCCTTCCTCGTATCCACGCCGCTGCTGCCGTTCAAGCGCAACGGCTCCGGCGACGTAACCGCCGCCCTGTTTACCGGCCACTACACCGAGACCAGCGACGTCAAGGAGTCCCTGCGCCGCACCGCCTCTTCCGTGTATGACCTGCTAGAAAACACCTACGAGGCTGAGACCTCCGAGCTCCAGCTCATCCAGTCCCAGGACGTCTTTGCGCACCCGCGCATGCAATTCAGCGCCGAGGAGCTCTAA
- the ybeY gene encoding rRNA maturation RNase YbeY: MSIEFLNESGFEGVNEEMLIDVASYAFGAMDINPDAECTITCVDLKTIEDLHVRWMDLEGPTDVMSFPMDELTPGAIAGGGRPDAADPGPAMLGDIVLCPEFALRQAEAAGHSLGHELALLTVHGCLHLLGYDHSTPAEEKEMFGRQNELLADWYDDAAERGVSYQPKPSGPKAFPDAAERANLDKQVPGGGIPAVGEPQDRPEE; this comes from the coding sequence ATGAGTATCGAGTTTCTCAATGAATCCGGCTTCGAAGGCGTCAACGAGGAGATGCTGATTGACGTCGCTTCTTATGCCTTCGGCGCTATGGACATCAACCCCGATGCCGAGTGCACAATCACCTGCGTGGATTTGAAGACCATTGAGGATCTCCACGTGCGCTGGATGGATCTGGAAGGCCCCACCGATGTCATGAGCTTCCCCATGGATGAGCTCACCCCTGGCGCCATCGCCGGTGGCGGCCGCCCCGATGCCGCCGACCCGGGCCCGGCCATGCTGGGCGATATCGTCCTGTGCCCCGAGTTTGCCCTGCGCCAGGCGGAGGCCGCCGGCCACTCCCTAGGCCACGAGCTGGCCCTGCTTACCGTCCATGGTTGCCTGCACCTGCTGGGCTATGACCACTCCACCCCGGCCGAGGAGAAGGAAATGTTTGGCCGCCAAAACGAGCTGCTCGCGGATTGGTACGACGACGCAGCCGAGCGCGGCGTTTCCTATCAGCCCAAGCCTTCTGGCCCGAAGGCTTTTCCTGACGCTGCCGAGCGCGCCAACCTAGACAAGCAGGTTCCCGGCGGCGGAATCCCTGCGGTGGGCGAGCCACAAGATCGCCCCGAGGAATAA
- a CDS encoding PhoH family protein: MPIITKKCELDSAYVSSVLGSADDNLRVLNNRLDADLFARGNVVTVTGPDYEVARAAKILDELEAIARRGHAVSTDTVKHTMDMVAVEAPQSVSAALAADIVKRRGKAVRPKTVGQSEYVQAIDDNTVVFGIGPAGSGKTYLAVAKAVQALQTKQVSRIILTRPAVEAGEKLGFLPGTLNDKIDPYLRPLYDALRDMLDPEMIPKLMEAGIIEVAPLAYMRGRTLNDAFVILDEAQNTTPAQMKMFLTRLGFGSKIVVTGDISQVDLPHGQVSGLRIVRRILRNVDDIHFADLGSKDVVRHQLVGRIVNAYETFDNKKAAEYEEME, from the coding sequence GTGCCTATCATCACGAAGAAATGTGAGCTAGATTCCGCCTACGTCAGCAGCGTGCTGGGTAGTGCGGACGATAACCTGCGCGTGCTCAATAACCGCCTGGATGCGGACCTTTTTGCCCGCGGCAATGTCGTTACCGTCACCGGTCCCGACTATGAGGTGGCCCGTGCCGCCAAGATCCTCGATGAGCTCGAGGCCATCGCCCGCCGCGGCCACGCCGTGTCCACCGATACGGTCAAGCACACCATGGACATGGTGGCCGTGGAGGCGCCGCAGTCGGTATCGGCGGCGCTGGCGGCGGACATCGTTAAGCGCCGCGGCAAGGCCGTCCGCCCGAAGACGGTGGGCCAGTCTGAATACGTGCAGGCCATCGACGATAATACGGTGGTCTTTGGTATCGGCCCGGCCGGTTCCGGCAAGACCTACCTGGCAGTGGCCAAGGCCGTGCAGGCCCTGCAGACCAAGCAGGTCTCGCGCATTATCCTCACCCGCCCGGCCGTGGAGGCAGGGGAGAAGCTCGGCTTCTTGCCGGGCACGCTCAATGACAAGATTGACCCGTACCTGCGCCCGCTGTACGACGCCCTGCGGGACATGCTCGACCCAGAAATGATTCCTAAGCTCATGGAAGCCGGCATCATCGAGGTCGCCCCGCTGGCCTATATGCGCGGCCGAACGCTCAATGATGCCTTTGTCATCCTTGACGAGGCCCAAAACACCACGCCCGCGCAGATGAAGATGTTCCTCACCCGCCTGGGCTTTGGCTCCAAAATTGTGGTCACCGGCGATATCTCGCAGGTAGACCTTCCGCATGGTCAGGTCTCTGGCCTGCGCATCGTGCGCCGCATCCTGCGCAACGTGGACGATATCCACTTTGCGGACTTGGGCTCTAAAGACGTGGTGCGCCACCAACTGGTCGGGCGCATCGTCAATGCCTATGAGACCTTTGATAATAAGAAAGCCGCAGAATACGAGGAAATGGAATGA
- a CDS encoding 16S rRNA (uracil(1498)-N(3))-methyltransferase: MSLPVFIHPDLSAARTGEAFSFSGPEARHAVTVKRMGEGERLELIDGTGTRLTLTITATSGKDSLEGTVDSIDTAPEPTPRVTVVQAIPKSERAELAVDLATQAGADEIIAWQADRCVAKWDGKKAPKAVAKWQAAADSAAKQSRRARIPQVRGPLTTPQLVQELTGRRDGASSNAPTVLVLHEEATASIKDVPLTEDVVLLVGPEGGIGDAELDRLKEAGATPIKLGPEVLRTASAAMVALAAIGMRTERW; the protein is encoded by the coding sequence ATGTCCCTGCCCGTCTTCATCCACCCGGATCTTTCCGCCGCGCGCACCGGCGAGGCCTTTAGCTTTTCCGGCCCGGAGGCCCGCCATGCCGTGACGGTCAAGCGCATGGGGGAGGGCGAGCGCCTCGAGCTTATCGACGGCACCGGTACCCGCCTCACCCTCACCATCACCGCCACCTCGGGCAAGGACTCTTTGGAGGGCACGGTCGACTCCATCGACACCGCGCCCGAGCCCACGCCGCGCGTAACCGTGGTGCAGGCCATCCCGAAGTCCGAACGCGCCGAGCTCGCCGTGGATCTCGCCACCCAAGCCGGCGCCGATGAGATCATCGCCTGGCAGGCGGATCGCTGCGTGGCTAAATGGGACGGTAAGAAGGCGCCGAAGGCGGTGGCCAAATGGCAGGCGGCCGCCGATTCCGCGGCCAAGCAATCCCGCCGCGCCCGCATCCCGCAGGTGCGCGGCCCGCTGACCACCCCGCAGCTCGTTCAAGAGCTCACCGGTCGCCGCGACGGCGCTTCCTCCAACGCACCCACAGTGCTCGTATTGCACGAAGAGGCTACCGCCTCCATCAAAGACGTGCCGCTCACAGAGGACGTCGTCCTGCTCGTTGGCCCCGAGGGCGGCATTGGCGACGCCGAGCTCGATCGCCTCAAAGAAGCCGGCGCCACACCCATCAAGCTCGGCCCGGAAGTGCTGCGCACGGCGAGTGCGGCAATGGTGGCGCTCGCGGCAATCGGCATGCGCACCGAGCGTTGGTAG
- the dnaJ gene encoding molecular chaperone DnaJ, producing MARDYYGILGVDKNATDQEIKKAYRKMARKYHPDLNPDDDAAAEKFRDAALAQEVLLDPQKRQIVDMGGDPMEQGGGGAGAGGFGGFGGGGLGDIFAEFFGGGAGGSRGPKSRVQPGNDALLRTRITLEEAYTGLKKKVTVDTAVLCDSCGGTGSESKAKPVTCDNCNGMGEIQEMQRSFLGNVMTTRPCPKCQGFGEVITDPCNHCAGDGRVKKRRDLTVNIPAGINDGMRIRMASQGEVGHGGGPAGDLYVEVHTEEHPVFQRNADDLNLTVRVPMIDAALGTNFTIDQLNGEELTIDIEPGTQPGESIKVDGAGMPRLRTDGYGNLFAHVDVVVPKDLDRKTRESLEKIRNSRDEGARVRTTGDGQEESFFSRIRDKFRR from the coding sequence GTGGCTCGTGACTATTACGGCATCCTCGGTGTTGATAAAAACGCAACTGACCAGGAGATTAAAAAGGCCTACCGCAAAATGGCCCGCAAGTATCACCCGGATCTGAACCCGGATGATGACGCTGCCGCGGAAAAGTTCCGCGATGCCGCGCTGGCCCAGGAGGTCCTGCTGGATCCGCAAAAGCGCCAGATCGTGGACATGGGCGGCGACCCCATGGAGCAGGGTGGCGGCGGTGCCGGCGCCGGTGGCTTTGGCGGCTTCGGTGGCGGCGGCCTCGGCGATATCTTCGCCGAGTTCTTCGGCGGCGGTGCCGGCGGTTCCCGCGGCCCGAAGTCCCGCGTCCAGCCGGGCAACGATGCCCTGCTGCGCACCCGCATCACTTTGGAGGAGGCCTACACCGGCCTGAAGAAGAAGGTCACCGTGGATACCGCGGTGCTGTGCGATAGCTGCGGCGGCACCGGCTCCGAGTCCAAGGCCAAGCCGGTTACCTGTGATAACTGCAATGGCATGGGTGAAATCCAGGAGATGCAGCGCAGCTTCTTGGGCAACGTCATGACCACCCGTCCGTGCCCGAAGTGCCAGGGCTTTGGCGAGGTCATTACCGATCCGTGCAACCACTGCGCCGGCGATGGCCGCGTGAAGAAGCGCCGCGATCTCACCGTGAATATCCCGGCCGGCATCAATGATGGCATGCGCATCCGCATGGCCTCCCAGGGCGAGGTCGGCCACGGCGGCGGCCCAGCCGGCGACCTCTACGTCGAGGTCCACACGGAGGAGCACCCCGTCTTCCAGCGCAACGCCGATGACCTGAACCTCACCGTGCGCGTGCCGATGATTGATGCCGCCTTGGGCACCAACTTCACCATCGACCAGCTCAATGGCGAAGAGCTCACCATCGACATCGAGCCGGGCACCCAGCCGGGCGAGTCCATCAAGGTCGATGGTGCCGGCATGCCGCGCCTGCGCACCGATGGCTATGGCAACCTCTTTGCCCACGTGGACGTCGTTGTGCCGAAGGACCTGGACCGCAAGACCCGCGAGTCCCTGGAGAAGATCCGCAACTCCCGCGACGAGGGCGCGCGCGTGCGCACCACCGGCGACGGCCAAGAGGAATCCTTCTTCAGCCGCATCCGCGATAAGTTCCGCCGCTAA
- the hrcA gene encoding heat-inducible transcriptional repressor HrcA gives MSTSTDARRKEVLRAIVADYIASQEPVGSKSLLERYQLGVSSATIRNDMAVLESQGLISQQHASSGRVPTQQGYRHFVDSLHEVKPLSAPERRAMLNFLEDGVDLEDVLRRSVQLLAQVTKQAAVVQLPNLKVSRVKHCEVVALSPVRLLLVLITDNGRVDQRNVELDEIIDQDQTFRLRDIVNSALVGKTLSDASVELAHLVDDAPLDIRHHVLKVATTLIETLVEQPSDRLIMAGASNLTRVAREFPEGLPKIIEALEEQVVVLKLLARVPDLGNVSVVIGEENEEDQLRQASVVATGYGLGTGDEVATLGGLGVVGPTFMDYSGTISKVSAVARYVSEILAGEQCE, from the coding sequence GTGTCTACCTCAACCGATGCCCGCCGCAAGGAAGTCCTGCGCGCCATCGTGGCGGACTATATTGCCTCCCAGGAGCCGGTTGGCTCTAAGTCGCTCTTGGAGCGCTACCAATTGGGCGTCTCCTCGGCCACCATCCGCAATGACATGGCCGTGCTCGAATCCCAGGGCCTTATCTCCCAGCAGCACGCCAGCTCCGGCCGCGTGCCCACTCAACAGGGCTACCGCCACTTTGTGGATTCCCTCCACGAGGTCAAGCCGCTGTCGGCCCCGGAGCGCCGCGCGATGCTCAACTTCTTGGAAGATGGCGTCGACTTGGAGGATGTGCTGCGCCGCTCGGTGCAGTTATTGGCGCAGGTGACGAAGCAGGCGGCCGTCGTCCAGCTGCCCAATCTCAAGGTCTCGCGCGTCAAGCACTGCGAGGTCGTGGCGCTGTCCCCGGTGCGCCTGCTGCTGGTGCTCATCACCGATAACGGCCGCGTGGACCAGCGCAATGTGGAGCTCGATGAAATCATCGACCAGGACCAGACCTTCCGCCTGCGCGACATCGTCAATAGCGCGCTGGTGGGCAAGACGCTTAGCGACGCCTCCGTGGAGCTCGCCCACCTCGTCGATGACGCCCCCTTGGATATCCGCCACCATGTGCTCAAGGTGGCCACCACGCTCATCGAGACCTTGGTGGAACAGCCCTCCGACCGGCTGATTATGGCCGGTGCCTCCAACCTGACGCGCGTGGCGCGCGAGTTTCCGGAAGGGTTGCCCAAGATTATTGAGGCGCTCGAAGAGCAGGTCGTCGTCCTCAAGCTGCTTGCCCGCGTTCCCGATCTGGGCAACGTCTCCGTGGTTATCGGTGAGGAAAACGAGGAAGACCAGCTGCGCCAAGCCTCCGTGGTGGCCACGGGCTACGGACTGGGCACGGGCGATGAGGTAGCTACGCTCGGCGGCCTTGGCGTGGTGGGGCCTACCTTTATGGATTACTCGGGAACAATTTCTAAGGTCTCTGCCGTTGCACGGTATGTGAGCGAAATTTTGGCCGGCGAGCAGTGCGAGTAA
- the hemW gene encoding radical SAM family heme chaperone HemW: MTEPFGLYIHVPFCATRCGYCDFNTYTPGELGSPRDLTGPYLDALDRELELAAARVGRPAETVFIGGGTPSLLGGQGLSRILNTVRSTFGLKPGAEVTTESNPESTSPEYFAQLADAGYTRISLGMQSASPGVLQVLERAHTPGRAFAAAREARAAGFEHVNLDMIYGTPTETDDNVRETLDRVLETGVDHVSAYSLIVEDGTRMARKVNKGILPAPDEDVLARRYEMISSTLEAEGFEWYEVSNWSKPGGECEHNRIYWVDGNWWGAGPGAHSHLGNERFFNVKHPSRYIDALGRDELPIKETETLTDADRHMEKIMLGLRLREGIPEAWLDAHAAPALERFIGRGLLERADDRVRITKPGRLLADGIITDLLVAEET, encoded by the coding sequence ATGACTGAACCCTTCGGGCTGTATATCCACGTTCCTTTCTGTGCCACTCGTTGCGGGTATTGCGATTTCAATACCTATACCCCGGGCGAGCTTGGCAGCCCGCGCGATCTCACTGGGCCATACCTGGATGCCTTGGACCGCGAGCTGGAATTGGCGGCCGCGCGCGTGGGTCGCCCGGCCGAGACCGTCTTCATTGGCGGCGGCACGCCTTCGCTGCTGGGCGGGCAGGGCCTGAGCCGCATCCTGAACACCGTCCGTTCCACCTTCGGCCTAAAACCTGGGGCGGAGGTCACCACCGAATCCAACCCGGAGTCCACCTCACCGGAGTATTTTGCCCAGCTTGCCGACGCCGGCTATACCCGCATCAGCCTCGGCATGCAGTCCGCATCCCCGGGCGTTCTCCAAGTCCTCGAGCGCGCCCACACACCCGGCCGCGCCTTTGCCGCCGCCCGCGAGGCCCGCGCCGCCGGCTTCGAGCACGTCAACCTCGACATGATCTACGGCACGCCCACCGAAACCGATGACAATGTGCGCGAGACCTTGGACCGAGTGCTAGAAACCGGCGTAGACCACGTCAGTGCTTATTCGCTCATCGTAGAAGACGGCACCCGCATGGCGCGCAAGGTCAATAAAGGTATCCTGCCCGCCCCCGATGAGGACGTGCTGGCGCGGCGCTATGAGATGATTTCCTCCACCCTCGAAGCGGAAGGCTTCGAGTGGTACGAGGTCTCCAACTGGTCCAAGCCCGGCGGCGAGTGCGAGCACAACCGCATCTACTGGGTAGACGGCAATTGGTGGGGTGCCGGCCCAGGAGCCCACTCGCATTTGGGCAATGAGCGCTTTTTTAACGTCAAGCACCCCTCGCGTTATATCGATGCCCTCGGCCGCGATGAGCTGCCCATCAAAGAAACCGAGACGCTTACCGACGCCGACCGCCACATGGAGAAAATCATGCTCGGCCTGCGCCTGCGCGAGGGCATCCCGGAGGCCTGGCTCGATGCCCACGCCGCCCCCGCCCTCGAGCGCTTTATCGGCCGCGGCCTGCTCGAGCGCGCCGACGATCGCGTACGCATCACCAAGCCCGGCCGCCTGCTAGCCGATGGCATCATCACCGATCTCCTCGTCGCCGAAGAAACCTAA
- a CDS encoding hemolysin family protein, whose product MLSAILMILAGFVVIGLIIVANAYFVAQEFSFMSVDRTQLRTQAAEGDKTAQRALAITQQTSFMLSGAQLGITITGLLIGYVAEPLVGQGLGTLLGGVGVPSAVSVTVGTIAALFISTIATMLFAELFPKNYTIAAPMKTARWLAASTQLYLRIFGWLIHFFEYSSNAILKVFGIEPVEDVDSSATADDLESIVDSSHEAGDLDENTYMVLDRLLDFPEHDVEHAMIPRSRVDVIDPDTTLGEVREMMSTDHTRYPVIDDDHNPVGVVHLIDVLGSDLPAATKATSIMQEAVVVPELMPLPDVVEELRDSDQKMACVIDEYGGFVGIVTMEDLAEEILGDVTDEHDIEETEEITEQDESHWLVDGDTPIDEIERAIGHDLPEGDFETVAGLVIAHSGALPEVGEEHTIQLEAEPDDWVDHDEAPVRSLRLRVQEVDRHVPSVLAIELVEDYSDHSDDADKKEDA is encoded by the coding sequence ATGTTATCGGCTATTTTGATGATTCTGGCCGGCTTCGTAGTCATTGGCCTCATCATCGTCGCGAACGCATACTTCGTGGCCCAAGAATTTTCCTTTATGTCCGTGGACCGCACGCAGCTGCGGACCCAGGCTGCTGAGGGGGATAAGACAGCCCAACGCGCGCTGGCTATTACTCAGCAGACCTCCTTCATGCTCTCGGGCGCGCAGCTCGGTATCACGATTACCGGCCTGCTCATCGGCTATGTGGCCGAGCCGCTCGTGGGCCAGGGACTGGGTACGTTGCTTGGCGGCGTCGGCGTTCCGTCCGCAGTGTCAGTCACCGTTGGTACCATCGCGGCACTTTTCATCTCCACGATTGCGACGATGCTGTTTGCGGAGCTCTTCCCCAAGAACTACACCATCGCCGCACCGATGAAGACGGCGCGCTGGCTGGCCGCCTCCACGCAGCTTTACCTGCGGATTTTCGGCTGGCTCATCCACTTTTTCGAGTACTCTTCCAATGCCATCCTCAAGGTCTTTGGCATCGAACCGGTAGAAGACGTGGACTCCTCCGCCACCGCCGATGACCTGGAATCCATCGTGGACTCCTCCCATGAGGCCGGCGATCTGGATGAAAATACCTACATGGTGCTCGACCGCCTGCTGGACTTCCCCGAACACGATGTTGAGCACGCCATGATTCCGCGCTCCCGCGTGGACGTCATTGACCCCGACACCACCCTCGGTGAGGTCCGCGAGATGATGTCTACCGACCACACGCGCTACCCCGTCATTGATGACGACCACAACCCGGTGGGTGTGGTGCATCTTATCGACGTCCTGGGAAGCGACCTGCCCGCCGCCACCAAGGCCACCAGCATCATGCAGGAGGCCGTCGTGGTCCCTGAGTTGATGCCGCTGCCGGATGTGGTGGAAGAGCTGCGCGATAGCGACCAGAAGATGGCGTGCGTGATCGATGAGTACGGCGGCTTCGTGGGCATCGTGACCATGGAGGACTTGGCCGAGGAAATCTTGGGCGATGTCACCGATGAGCACGATATCGAAGAAACCGAGGAAATCACCGAGCAGGACGAATCCCACTGGTTGGTCGACGGCGATACGCCGATTGATGAGATTGAGCGCGCCATCGGCCACGACCTGCCCGAGGGCGACTTTGAGACTGTTGCCGGCCTCGTCATTGCCCACTCCGGTGCGCTGCCTGAGGTAGGCGAGGAACACACCATCCAGCTCGAGGCCGAGCCCGATGACTGGGTGGACCACGATGAAGCACCCGTCCGCTCCCTCCGCCTGCGCGTGCAAGAGGTGGATCGCCACGTACCGTCCGTGCTCGCCATCGAGTTGGTGGAGGATTACTCCGACCACTCCGATGATGCCGATAAGAAGGAGGATGCATAA
- a CDS encoding CNNM domain-containing protein produces MTESWWFNLLVTLLIIAASGFFVIIEFSLMGARRNRLEEDAENSRTARAGLRSLNELTIMLAGAQLGITAATFVLGAVTKPWVHHLLMAPLEAAGLPLGIADVVSFLLALFIVTFLHLVLGEMAPKSWAITHPETALQFIAVPARGFVWIFRPLLKWINVMANKMVSLAGEEPVDRAGAAGYDAETLRTLVEHSRETGALDDESANQISDVIELENSTVGAMAREHGSEVVPLPSDATVEDLQDLVVRKNIMRVLVFPKDSRVPRVVHVRDTLLAEPETPVLEFSRPALSVSSSTTVQKTLDHMRARNEQLVMVGKADKDNAVWILTWDDIMGQLWPQITEQLDKVTPPPAV; encoded by the coding sequence ATGACCGAATCGTGGTGGTTTAACCTCCTCGTTACCCTCCTTATCATCGCCGCTTCCGGCTTCTTTGTGATTATCGAGTTCTCCTTGATGGGCGCTCGCCGCAACCGTTTGGAAGAGGATGCGGAAAACTCCCGCACCGCCCGCGCCGGCCTGCGCTCGCTCAATGAGCTGACCATCATGCTCGCCGGCGCGCAGCTGGGCATTACCGCCGCCACCTTCGTCCTCGGTGCTGTAACCAAGCCCTGGGTGCACCACCTGCTCATGGCGCCGCTGGAGGCCGCCGGCCTGCCGCTGGGCATTGCCGACGTCGTCAGCTTCCTCCTCGCCCTCTTCATCGTCACCTTCCTCCACCTCGTACTCGGTGAGATGGCGCCGAAGTCTTGGGCCATTACCCACCCGGAGACCGCCCTGCAGTTCATCGCGGTCCCCGCACGTGGCTTCGTGTGGATCTTCCGCCCGCTGCTGAAGTGGATCAACGTCATGGCCAACAAAATGGTGTCCCTGGCTGGCGAAGAACCCGTCGACCGCGCCGGTGCGGCCGGCTACGACGCTGAGACTCTGCGCACCTTGGTCGAGCACTCCCGCGAGACCGGTGCTCTGGATGATGAGTCTGCCAACCAGATTTCTGATGTCATCGAGTTGGAAAACTCCACCGTGGGCGCCATGGCCCGCGAGCACGGCTCGGAGGTAGTGCCCCTGCCTTCCGACGCCACCGTGGAGGACCTCCAAGACCTCGTCGTACGCAAGAACATCATGCGCGTGCTGGTCTTCCCCAAGGACTCCCGAGTCCCCCGCGTGGTCCACGTGCGCGATACCTTGCTGGCAGAACCAGAAACCCCGGTTCTCGAGTTCTCCCGCCCTGCCCTGTCCGTGTCTTCTTCCACCACCGTGCAAAAGACTCTGGACCACATGCGCGCTCGCAACGAGCAGCTCGTCATGGTGGGCAAGGCTGATAAGGACAACGCCGTGTGGATCCTCACTTGGGACGACATTATGGGCCAACTATGGCCGCAGATTACCGAGCAGCTAGACAAGGTCACCCCTCCCCCGGCCGTCTAG